A single region of the Trachemys scripta elegans isolate TJP31775 chromosome 19, CAS_Tse_1.0, whole genome shotgun sequence genome encodes:
- the PERM1 gene encoding PGC-1 and ERR-induced regulator in muscle protein 1 isoform X5, with the protein MENFQYSIQLNDRDWAEFYSAAEECSLIPAALATAEELGVSDIEQGDGEAGSPRTARLITVRAGSTPAPGPGPCPPHGVPGETAPPRPIPGHLFLEEVLSGSEDEMDLGSGRRVLCESDTPGSPQQTPLMPSAQDRQLPCFSGAGSAGPASHAMEKPLQAQDSSHDEVGQAAERAVAAPFAVQAGRGLAVVPHSHLPEGAPQEGELSGEHLQGSPEKAESERPVHAADVSSPALAASWGMERPAGEKANWSLCLEPGLPDPTGDISQNPSAEPLQPACSRIPGESRPAGKNPGERLGLGQALSAPGSPGDSPDVVQPRGPVHQGTPTAAVTPSHAAVALQSSTLAIEFLTSSALSRESKGEGIVAKPALGGLEGEDEAQQGGILTCGMLGDEGRGLALGGQAVSAPRSKAVKGPAVQPFPGELKKTSHARPKQATGLGIHENMSLNQSSKPTASQREECRSTTGKALRLGSTVAVAGDAEDGAQGRQRSGLLGGMFPHHSAAEDSQEGAIPALTWPEMYDYFFCDAQEQGEEMNNLGGAAKTPISPCEKEQEVPEIRSKRQEELGADLPAHAGLGGKKSHGSFEILPAKANAPGQTQPLRPRGPGPTRFHKEALPSPAEASRENPAEARGFRDGPCTSRKAPPSPSSHAGGHVPGLRCLCILGREDVRSAGSGRMEDCVTGKRRHPLCHPVLQTAGHRRTTRNLDTPAWPSQRHVPWAREEESEGRHSLHLALWQ; encoded by the exons ATGGAGAATTTCCAGTACAGCATCCAACTGAATGACAGGGACTGGGCGGAGTTTTACTCGGCTGCTGAAGAATGCAGCTTAATCCCGGCTGCCCTGGCCACGGCGGAGGAGCTGGGCGTCAGTGACATTGAGCAAGGGGACGGTGAGGCCGGCAGCCCCCGCACCGCCAGGCTGATCACAGTGAGGGCAGGCAGCACgccagctcctggcccgggaCCCTGCCCCCCACATGGGGTCCCCGGAGAGACCGCCCCGCCCCGGCCCATCCCTGGGCACCTGTTCCTGGAGGAGGTTCTGTCAGGCAGCGAGGATGAAATGGATCTGGGCTCAGGCAGGAGGGTTCTGTGTGAGAGCGACACGCCCGGATCCCCCCAGCAGACTCCGCTGATGCCCAGCgcccaggacaggcagctgcctTGTTTCTCAGGGGCCGGCTCTGCCGGACCAGCTAGCCATGCCATGGAGAAGCCGCTCCAGGCCCAGGACAGCTCCCACGATGAAGTGGGCCAGGCCGCAGAACGTGCAGTGGCCGCCCCGTTTGCTGTACAGGCAGGACGGGGTCTGGCCGTAGTACCCCACAGTCACCTGCCAGAAGGAGCTCCACAGGAGGGGGAATTATCAGGGGAGCATCTACAAGGCAGCCCAGAGAAGGCAGAGTCTGAAAGGCCAGTTCATGCAGCGGATGTGAGCTCCCCAGCACTGGCTGCTTCATGGGGGATGGAGAGGCCAGCGGGGGAAAAGGCTAACTGGTCTCTCTGTTTAGAGCCTGGGCTGCCAGACCCAACCGGTGACATTTCCCAGAATCCATCTGCAGAGCCCCTGCAGCCAGCGTGTTCCAGAATACCAGGGGAGAGCCGGCCTGCTGGGAAGAATCCAGGGGAGCGTTTGGGTCTTGGTCAAGCCTTGTCTGCTCCGGGCTCCCCTGGGGACTCTCCAGATGTCGTGCAGCCCAGAGGGCCTGTGCACCAGGGAACGCCCACAGCTGCGGTGACACCATCACACGCGGCCGTGGCACTGCAAAGCTCGACTCTAGCTATAGAGTTTTTAACCTCCTCTGCCCTATCGCGAGAGAGCAAAGGAGAGGGAATAGTGGCCAAACCAGCTCTtggggggctggagggtgagGATGAAGCTCAGCAAGGTGGTATCTTGACCTGTGGCATGCTGGGGGATGAGGGCCGAGGGTTGGCACTGGGGGGTCAGGCCGTCAGCGCTCCCAGGAGCAAGGCGGTGAAAGGCCCTGCAGTGCAGCCCTTCCCAGGGGAACTGAAGAAGACTAGTCATGCAAGGCCAAAGCAAGCAACTGGTTTAGGAATCCATGAGAACATGTCGTTGAATCAGAGCAGCAAACCCACTGCATCACAGAGAGAGGAGTGCAGGAGCACCACTGGGAAGGCACTGCGTCTTGGAAGCACGGTGGCGGTTGCAGGGGATGCTGAAGATGGAGCCCAGGGAAGGCAGAGATCTGGGCTCCTAGGAGGGATGTTTCCTCATCATTCAGCAGCTGAGGACTCTCAGGAGGGGGCCATACCTGCCCTGACCTGGCCGGAGATGTATGACTATTTTTTCTGTGacgcccaagagcagggggaggagatgaACAACTTGGGTGGGGCGGCGAAAACGCCCATATCTCCCTGTGAGAAGGAGCAGGAGGTGCCTGAAAT ACGGAGCAAgcggcaggaggagctgggggcggATCTTCCTGCGCATGCCGGCCTTGGAGGCAAGAAAAGCCATGGCAGCTTTGAAATCCTTCCTGCAAAAGCCAATGCGCCTGGTCAGACACAGCCCCTCCGACCGCGGGGTCCCGGTCCCACGAGGTTCCATAAAGAGGCTCTcccttctccagctgaggcctcccggGAGAATCCAGCTGAAGCCAGAGGATTTAGGGATGGCCCCTGCACTAGCAG AAAGGCCCCACCCTCCCCTAGCTCTCACGCAGGAGGACATGTGCCTGGTCTTCGTTGCCTTTGCATCCTGGGCCGTGAAGACGTCAGATCTGCAGGCTCCGGACGCATGGAAGACTG TGTTACTGGCAAACGTCGGCACCCTCTCTGCCATCCGGTACTTCAGACGGCAGGCCATCGAAGGACGACACGGAACCTAGACACTCCCGCGTGGCCCAGCCAGAGACACGTCCCGTGGGCCCGCGAGGAAGAGTCCGAGGGACGACACTCACTGCACCTTGCCCTTTGGCAATAA
- the PERM1 gene encoding PGC-1 and ERR-induced regulator in muscle protein 1 isoform X2, whose protein sequence is MENFQYSIQLNDRDWAEFYSAAEECSLIPAALATAEELGVSDIEQGDGEAGSPRTARLITVRAGSTPAPGPGPCPPHGVPGETAPPRPIPGHLFLEEVLSGSEDEMDLGSGRRVLCESDTPGSPQQTPLMPSAQDRQLPCFSGAGSAGPASHAMEKPLQAQDSSHDEVGQAAERAVAAPFAVQAGRGLAVVPHSHLPEGAPQEGELSGEHLQGSPEKAESERPVHAADVSSPALAASWGMERPAGEKANWSLCLEPGLPDPTGDISQNPSAEPLQPACSRIPGESRPAGKNPGERLGLGQALSAPGSPGDSPDVVQPRGPVHQGTPTAAVTPSHAAVALQSSTLAIEFLTSSALSRESKGEGIVAKPALGGLEGEDEAQQGGILTCGMLGDEGRGLALGGQAVSAPRSKAVKGPAVQPFPGELKKTSHARPKQATGLGIHENMSLNQSSKPTASQREECRSTTGKALRLGSTVAVAGDAEDGAQGRQRSGLLGGMFPHHSAAEDSQEGAIPALTWPEMYDYFFCDAQEQGEEMNNLGGAAKTPISPCEKEQEVPEMYGPEMYEYFFNEPEESGGGGSKDTFVEPDRISTLEQTASPCESREDLGSTIAGEPGGVISIPEVYEHFFTDGASGRRSWGRIFLRMPALEARKAMAALKSFLQKPMRLVRHSPSDRGVPVPRGSIKRLSLLQLRPPGRIQLKPEDLGMAPALAERPHPPLALTQEDMCLVFVAFASWAVKTSDLQAPDAWKTVLLANVGTLSAIRYFRRQAIEGRHGT, encoded by the exons ATGGAGAATTTCCAGTACAGCATCCAACTGAATGACAGGGACTGGGCGGAGTTTTACTCGGCTGCTGAAGAATGCAGCTTAATCCCGGCTGCCCTGGCCACGGCGGAGGAGCTGGGCGTCAGTGACATTGAGCAAGGGGACGGTGAGGCCGGCAGCCCCCGCACCGCCAGGCTGATCACAGTGAGGGCAGGCAGCACgccagctcctggcccgggaCCCTGCCCCCCACATGGGGTCCCCGGAGAGACCGCCCCGCCCCGGCCCATCCCTGGGCACCTGTTCCTGGAGGAGGTTCTGTCAGGCAGCGAGGATGAAATGGATCTGGGCTCAGGCAGGAGGGTTCTGTGTGAGAGCGACACGCCCGGATCCCCCCAGCAGACTCCGCTGATGCCCAGCgcccaggacaggcagctgcctTGTTTCTCAGGGGCCGGCTCTGCCGGACCAGCTAGCCATGCCATGGAGAAGCCGCTCCAGGCCCAGGACAGCTCCCACGATGAAGTGGGCCAGGCCGCAGAACGTGCAGTGGCCGCCCCGTTTGCTGTACAGGCAGGACGGGGTCTGGCCGTAGTACCCCACAGTCACCTGCCAGAAGGAGCTCCACAGGAGGGGGAATTATCAGGGGAGCATCTACAAGGCAGCCCAGAGAAGGCAGAGTCTGAAAGGCCAGTTCATGCAGCGGATGTGAGCTCCCCAGCACTGGCTGCTTCATGGGGGATGGAGAGGCCAGCGGGGGAAAAGGCTAACTGGTCTCTCTGTTTAGAGCCTGGGCTGCCAGACCCAACCGGTGACATTTCCCAGAATCCATCTGCAGAGCCCCTGCAGCCAGCGTGTTCCAGAATACCAGGGGAGAGCCGGCCTGCTGGGAAGAATCCAGGGGAGCGTTTGGGTCTTGGTCAAGCCTTGTCTGCTCCGGGCTCCCCTGGGGACTCTCCAGATGTCGTGCAGCCCAGAGGGCCTGTGCACCAGGGAACGCCCACAGCTGCGGTGACACCATCACACGCGGCCGTGGCACTGCAAAGCTCGACTCTAGCTATAGAGTTTTTAACCTCCTCTGCCCTATCGCGAGAGAGCAAAGGAGAGGGAATAGTGGCCAAACCAGCTCTtggggggctggagggtgagGATGAAGCTCAGCAAGGTGGTATCTTGACCTGTGGCATGCTGGGGGATGAGGGCCGAGGGTTGGCACTGGGGGGTCAGGCCGTCAGCGCTCCCAGGAGCAAGGCGGTGAAAGGCCCTGCAGTGCAGCCCTTCCCAGGGGAACTGAAGAAGACTAGTCATGCAAGGCCAAAGCAAGCAACTGGTTTAGGAATCCATGAGAACATGTCGTTGAATCAGAGCAGCAAACCCACTGCATCACAGAGAGAGGAGTGCAGGAGCACCACTGGGAAGGCACTGCGTCTTGGAAGCACGGTGGCGGTTGCAGGGGATGCTGAAGATGGAGCCCAGGGAAGGCAGAGATCTGGGCTCCTAGGAGGGATGTTTCCTCATCATTCAGCAGCTGAGGACTCTCAGGAGGGGGCCATACCTGCCCTGACCTGGCCGGAGATGTATGACTATTTTTTCTGTGacgcccaagagcagggggaggagatgaACAACTTGGGTGGGGCGGCGAAAACGCCCATATCTCCCTGTGAGAAGGAGCAGGAGGTGCCTGAAATGTACGGGCCTGAGATGTATGAATATTTCTTTAATGAACCTGaagaaagtgggggaggaggcagcaaaGACACCTTTGTGGAGCCAGACAGGATCAGCACCTTGGAGCAAACTGCCTCACCGTGCGAAAGCCGGGAGGACCTGGGCTCGACCATAGCCGGAGAGCCCGGCGGTGTTATCTCCATCCCCGAGGTTTACGAACATTTCTTTACAGACGGAGCAAgcggcaggaggagctgggggcggATCTTCCTGCGCATGCCGGCCTTGGAGGCAAGAAAAGCCATGGCAGCTTTGAAATCCTTCCTGCAAAAGCCAATGCGCCTGGTCAGACACAGCCCCTCCGACCGCGGGGTCCCGGTCCCACGAGGTTCCATAAAGAGGCTCTcccttctccagctgaggcctcccggGAGAATCCAGCTGAAGCCAGAGGATTTAGGGATGGCCCCTGCACTAGCAG AAAGGCCCCACCCTCCCCTAGCTCTCACGCAGGAGGACATGTGCCTGGTCTTCGTTGCCTTTGCATCCTGGGCCGTGAAGACGTCAGATCTGCAGGCTCCGGACGCATGGAAGACTG TGTTACTGGCAAACGTCGGCACCCTCTCTGCCATCCGGTACTTCAGACGGCAGGCCATCGAAGGACGACACGGAACCTAG
- the PERM1 gene encoding PGC-1 and ERR-induced regulator in muscle protein 1 isoform X4: MENFQYSIQLNDRDWAEFYSAAEECSLIPAALATAEELGVSDIEQGDGEAGSPRTARLITVRAGSTPAPGPGPCPPHGVPGETAPPRPIPGHLFLEEVLSGSEDEMDLGSGRRVLCESDTPGSPQQTPLMPSAQDRQLPCFSGAGSAGPASHAMEKPLQAQDSSHDEVGQAAERAVAAPFAVQAGRGLAVVPHSHLPEGAPQEGELSGEHLQGSPEKAESERPVHAADVSSPALAASWGMERPAGEKANWSLCLEPGLPDPTGDISQNPSAEPLQPACSRIPGESRPAGKNPGERLGLGQALSAPGSPGDSPDVVQPRGPVHQGTPTAAVTPSHAAVALQSSTLAIEFLTSSALSRESKGEGIVAKPALGGLEGEDEAQQGGILTCGMLGDEGRGLALGGQAVSAPRSKAVKGPAVQPFPGELKKTSHARPKQATGLGIHENMSLNQSSKPTASQREECRSTTGKALRLGSTVAVAGDAEDGAQGRQRSGLLGGMFPHHSAAEDSQEGAIPALTWPEMYDYFFCDAQEQGEEMNNLGGAAKTPISPCEKEQEVPEIRSKRQEELGADLPAHAGLGGKKSHGSFEILPAKANAPGQTQPLRPRGPGPTRFHKEALPSPAEASRENPAEARGFRDGPCTSSGQGKQARTLLATSVFKPNCGQGPPEFRIRLCCVPIHKGELGKLEAGFLFEGSMARNAVCTKLARWLLSRCAWAVTGTMLAGEKGKLRPSVQKQTRRTLELGLI; the protein is encoded by the exons ATGGAGAATTTCCAGTACAGCATCCAACTGAATGACAGGGACTGGGCGGAGTTTTACTCGGCTGCTGAAGAATGCAGCTTAATCCCGGCTGCCCTGGCCACGGCGGAGGAGCTGGGCGTCAGTGACATTGAGCAAGGGGACGGTGAGGCCGGCAGCCCCCGCACCGCCAGGCTGATCACAGTGAGGGCAGGCAGCACgccagctcctggcccgggaCCCTGCCCCCCACATGGGGTCCCCGGAGAGACCGCCCCGCCCCGGCCCATCCCTGGGCACCTGTTCCTGGAGGAGGTTCTGTCAGGCAGCGAGGATGAAATGGATCTGGGCTCAGGCAGGAGGGTTCTGTGTGAGAGCGACACGCCCGGATCCCCCCAGCAGACTCCGCTGATGCCCAGCgcccaggacaggcagctgcctTGTTTCTCAGGGGCCGGCTCTGCCGGACCAGCTAGCCATGCCATGGAGAAGCCGCTCCAGGCCCAGGACAGCTCCCACGATGAAGTGGGCCAGGCCGCAGAACGTGCAGTGGCCGCCCCGTTTGCTGTACAGGCAGGACGGGGTCTGGCCGTAGTACCCCACAGTCACCTGCCAGAAGGAGCTCCACAGGAGGGGGAATTATCAGGGGAGCATCTACAAGGCAGCCCAGAGAAGGCAGAGTCTGAAAGGCCAGTTCATGCAGCGGATGTGAGCTCCCCAGCACTGGCTGCTTCATGGGGGATGGAGAGGCCAGCGGGGGAAAAGGCTAACTGGTCTCTCTGTTTAGAGCCTGGGCTGCCAGACCCAACCGGTGACATTTCCCAGAATCCATCTGCAGAGCCCCTGCAGCCAGCGTGTTCCAGAATACCAGGGGAGAGCCGGCCTGCTGGGAAGAATCCAGGGGAGCGTTTGGGTCTTGGTCAAGCCTTGTCTGCTCCGGGCTCCCCTGGGGACTCTCCAGATGTCGTGCAGCCCAGAGGGCCTGTGCACCAGGGAACGCCCACAGCTGCGGTGACACCATCACACGCGGCCGTGGCACTGCAAAGCTCGACTCTAGCTATAGAGTTTTTAACCTCCTCTGCCCTATCGCGAGAGAGCAAAGGAGAGGGAATAGTGGCCAAACCAGCTCTtggggggctggagggtgagGATGAAGCTCAGCAAGGTGGTATCTTGACCTGTGGCATGCTGGGGGATGAGGGCCGAGGGTTGGCACTGGGGGGTCAGGCCGTCAGCGCTCCCAGGAGCAAGGCGGTGAAAGGCCCTGCAGTGCAGCCCTTCCCAGGGGAACTGAAGAAGACTAGTCATGCAAGGCCAAAGCAAGCAACTGGTTTAGGAATCCATGAGAACATGTCGTTGAATCAGAGCAGCAAACCCACTGCATCACAGAGAGAGGAGTGCAGGAGCACCACTGGGAAGGCACTGCGTCTTGGAAGCACGGTGGCGGTTGCAGGGGATGCTGAAGATGGAGCCCAGGGAAGGCAGAGATCTGGGCTCCTAGGAGGGATGTTTCCTCATCATTCAGCAGCTGAGGACTCTCAGGAGGGGGCCATACCTGCCCTGACCTGGCCGGAGATGTATGACTATTTTTTCTGTGacgcccaagagcagggggaggagatgaACAACTTGGGTGGGGCGGCGAAAACGCCCATATCTCCCTGTGAGAAGGAGCAGGAGGTGCCTGAAAT ACGGAGCAAgcggcaggaggagctgggggcggATCTTCCTGCGCATGCCGGCCTTGGAGGCAAGAAAAGCCATGGCAGCTTTGAAATCCTTCCTGCAAAAGCCAATGCGCCTGGTCAGACACAGCCCCTCCGACCGCGGGGTCCCGGTCCCACGAGGTTCCATAAAGAGGCTCTcccttctccagctgaggcctcccggGAGAATCCAGCTGAAGCCAGAGGATTTAGGGATGGCCCCTGCACTAGCAG TGGTCAGGGAAAGCAAGCTAGAACTCTGCTGGCAACAAGTGTGTTTAAACCCAACTGTGGACAGGGCCCACCAGAGTTCAGAATCCGCCTTTGCTGCGTGCCAATACACAAAGGTGAACTGGGGAAGCTTGAAGCTGGATTTCTGTTTGAGGGGTCAATGGCCAGGAACGCTGTCTGTACCAAGCTAGCGCGATGGTTGCTGAGCCGGTGTGCCTGGGCTGTGACAGGCACAatgctggcaggagagaaagGCAAACTGAGACCTTCCGTGCAGAAACAGACAAGGAGAACATTAGAACTAGGGCTAATTTAA
- the PERM1 gene encoding PGC-1 and ERR-induced regulator in muscle protein 1 isoform X6 — MENFQYSIQLNDRDWAEFYSAAEECSLIPAALATAEELGVSDIEQGDGEAGSPRTARLITVRAGSTPAPGPGPCPPHGVPGETAPPRPIPGHLFLEEVLSGSEDEMDLGSGRRVLCESDTPGSPQQTPLMPSAQDRQLPCFSGAGSAGPASHAMEKPLQAQDSSHDEVGQAAERAVAAPFAVQAGRGLAVVPHSHLPEGAPQEGELSGEHLQGSPEKAESERPVHAADVSSPALAASWGMERPAGEKANWSLCLEPGLPDPTGDISQNPSAEPLQPACSRIPGESRPAGKNPGERLGLGQALSAPGSPGDSPDVVQPRGPVHQGTPTAAVTPSHAAVALQSSTLAIEFLTSSALSRESKGEGIVAKPALGGLEGEDEAQQGGILTCGMLGDEGRGLALGGQAVSAPRSKAVKGPAVQPFPGELKKTSHARPKQATGLGIHENMSLNQSSKPTASQREECRSTTGKALRLGSTVAVAGDAEDGAQGRQRSGLLGGMFPHHSAAEDSQEGAIPALTWPEMYDYFFCDAQEQGEEMNNLGGAAKTPISPCEKEQEVPEIRSKRQEELGADLPAHAGLGGKKSHGSFEILPAKANAPGQTQPLRPRGPGPTRFHKEALPSPAEASRENPAEARGFRDGPCTSRLFFLQKGPTLP, encoded by the exons ATGGAGAATTTCCAGTACAGCATCCAACTGAATGACAGGGACTGGGCGGAGTTTTACTCGGCTGCTGAAGAATGCAGCTTAATCCCGGCTGCCCTGGCCACGGCGGAGGAGCTGGGCGTCAGTGACATTGAGCAAGGGGACGGTGAGGCCGGCAGCCCCCGCACCGCCAGGCTGATCACAGTGAGGGCAGGCAGCACgccagctcctggcccgggaCCCTGCCCCCCACATGGGGTCCCCGGAGAGACCGCCCCGCCCCGGCCCATCCCTGGGCACCTGTTCCTGGAGGAGGTTCTGTCAGGCAGCGAGGATGAAATGGATCTGGGCTCAGGCAGGAGGGTTCTGTGTGAGAGCGACACGCCCGGATCCCCCCAGCAGACTCCGCTGATGCCCAGCgcccaggacaggcagctgcctTGTTTCTCAGGGGCCGGCTCTGCCGGACCAGCTAGCCATGCCATGGAGAAGCCGCTCCAGGCCCAGGACAGCTCCCACGATGAAGTGGGCCAGGCCGCAGAACGTGCAGTGGCCGCCCCGTTTGCTGTACAGGCAGGACGGGGTCTGGCCGTAGTACCCCACAGTCACCTGCCAGAAGGAGCTCCACAGGAGGGGGAATTATCAGGGGAGCATCTACAAGGCAGCCCAGAGAAGGCAGAGTCTGAAAGGCCAGTTCATGCAGCGGATGTGAGCTCCCCAGCACTGGCTGCTTCATGGGGGATGGAGAGGCCAGCGGGGGAAAAGGCTAACTGGTCTCTCTGTTTAGAGCCTGGGCTGCCAGACCCAACCGGTGACATTTCCCAGAATCCATCTGCAGAGCCCCTGCAGCCAGCGTGTTCCAGAATACCAGGGGAGAGCCGGCCTGCTGGGAAGAATCCAGGGGAGCGTTTGGGTCTTGGTCAAGCCTTGTCTGCTCCGGGCTCCCCTGGGGACTCTCCAGATGTCGTGCAGCCCAGAGGGCCTGTGCACCAGGGAACGCCCACAGCTGCGGTGACACCATCACACGCGGCCGTGGCACTGCAAAGCTCGACTCTAGCTATAGAGTTTTTAACCTCCTCTGCCCTATCGCGAGAGAGCAAAGGAGAGGGAATAGTGGCCAAACCAGCTCTtggggggctggagggtgagGATGAAGCTCAGCAAGGTGGTATCTTGACCTGTGGCATGCTGGGGGATGAGGGCCGAGGGTTGGCACTGGGGGGTCAGGCCGTCAGCGCTCCCAGGAGCAAGGCGGTGAAAGGCCCTGCAGTGCAGCCCTTCCCAGGGGAACTGAAGAAGACTAGTCATGCAAGGCCAAAGCAAGCAACTGGTTTAGGAATCCATGAGAACATGTCGTTGAATCAGAGCAGCAAACCCACTGCATCACAGAGAGAGGAGTGCAGGAGCACCACTGGGAAGGCACTGCGTCTTGGAAGCACGGTGGCGGTTGCAGGGGATGCTGAAGATGGAGCCCAGGGAAGGCAGAGATCTGGGCTCCTAGGAGGGATGTTTCCTCATCATTCAGCAGCTGAGGACTCTCAGGAGGGGGCCATACCTGCCCTGACCTGGCCGGAGATGTATGACTATTTTTTCTGTGacgcccaagagcagggggaggagatgaACAACTTGGGTGGGGCGGCGAAAACGCCCATATCTCCCTGTGAGAAGGAGCAGGAGGTGCCTGAAAT ACGGAGCAAgcggcaggaggagctgggggcggATCTTCCTGCGCATGCCGGCCTTGGAGGCAAGAAAAGCCATGGCAGCTTTGAAATCCTTCCTGCAAAAGCCAATGCGCCTGGTCAGACACAGCCCCTCCGACCGCGGGGTCCCGGTCCCACGAGGTTCCATAAAGAGGCTCTcccttctccagctgaggcctcccggGAGAATCCAGCTGAAGCCAGAGGATTTAGGGATGGCCCCTGCACTAGCAG GTTGTTCTTCCTGCAGAAAGGCCCCACCCTCCCCTAG